In Vulpes lagopus strain Blue_001 chromosome 15, ASM1834538v1, whole genome shotgun sequence, the sequence GTGAGGACACATGAATAGAGGAAGAAAGTTTCTTCTGGCCTCAGTTCTTGCTCTCCAGAATTCCAATTTTGTATATCCTTCATGTCAGAAGTGTTTCTCTCGGATAATCCTGGTCTCCAAAAGGTAAAAGTAAAGCCTGTAAACGTGAGAGAGGAAATACATGTGTACACTGTAGTTTTCCTACTGCTCAAGGGAAAATAAGGATTAAATTCACCACCAGACACCATCCCAAGAGTAGAAAGGAGACTGTAACTGTGCTGGGGCTTTTGGGGAAAGGACTACGGGTGGAAAGGGACACTTGATCTGTTGTGGGAGCCAGAGCATTGGCCTTCAGGCTGGACAGAGGGGCAGCAGTAGGGGGAGTTGCCAAGTTCAGATCTCTCTCAGGCCAAGTAGAACAGTTAGTGTATGTTTCTGCCTTTGCCTTTTCTGCCCTCAAGCCCTGAACAAAACTCTAGCTGTTCTTCCTTCATCTTAATGCTGACTCTGAAGAGGGTCTCTAAGTCTCCTTGGAAGTTTTGGTTCCACACTGGCTAAGTGGTGCCTGATGACCTCCGGGAGCACTCCAGGAGGCACCAAGCATGGAGACCCAGCCTTTCCATGAGAGTGAAGATGATCCAGAGTCCGGGGACAAAGGTTCACTGCCACAACCACTTATTACTGAAGTGGAATCACAGGTGTTCTCAGAAAAACTCAGCATCTCTACATTTGAAACTGCCTCTGAAGTTGAGGGCACTTTGGAGCAGCAACGGAGAAATCCCAAAGTGGAGAGACTGAGGCAGTCCCCAGCCCAGGGGAAAGGTTTCAGGCAGTTGATTATCACCCATAAGAAAACTCCCACAGGAAGGAAGACCATAAATGTGAATGTGGTAAAGTCTTCATTTATAACTCACCTTATAATCCACCAGAGAATTCATTCTGGAAAAAATCCCTTTAAGTATAGCAACTTTAGGAAAACCTTCAACTAGAGCTCAAACCTCATTCAGCATCAGAGGATTCATTCAGGAGAGAAGCCCATGAGTGTAATGAGTGTGGGAAGACCTTCAGTCAGCATTCATATCTAAGTCAGCATCTGAGAATTCACAGTGACGAGAAACCTTTACtatgtaaagaatgtgggaaagcctaCAGGTGGAGTTCGGAGCTCCTTAGACATCAGAGAATTCATCCCAGAGAAAAGCTTGCCCAATGTGTTGAAGGTAAAAGTGCCTCCAGACAGAATTGTACTTTTGTTTAATCAATTGTAGAACTAGATTACATAAAAGTTATAAATTACttaacagacaaacaaaaacaccataCCAGGACAGATTCTCTTGGGTTGGTTCTTTCAGTCCAGAATAGAATTGTCTGGTAATCCTCTAGTGCCAGAGGGAGGTTTCAGATTACCTCCAAGTCTTTCCTATGTACCTGCTTTAGAGGAGAAAAATAGCTTCTCGAGAGTAAATCCCAATCCTTATGGAAAAACTTTGTTCACTTCTGGGATATCCCTAGAATgatgtaggattttttttgtatattatttgtttactttcacATGATACCTAGGttacttttttaataaataaattccttcagAACAGGGACTGTTacagaaatctctgtacctttcaGTAGCTTGACACAATACTTTATTGTGGTGCTAAGATTCAGGCCAACTATACCTGAAACACTaagattctttgatttttaaagtacagtgagggttagggttggagttccttgaaaatactttctctgaggtgcctggctggctcagtcagttaagtgtctaccttcagtgCAGGCCTTTTCACTCTCATTATCTTAAAAGCACATAGTGAATTTTTCCAGAAGCTACATAACGTGTTATATTACAACAGATTGAACGGAGAAGGAAATACGAGGATCTAACTATAGTTATTAAGTCAGactttaaagagatttgcaaactataaaacaatgccactcttgacactaatttttttgttttgaaacacatagttatttttcataaaaataggtTTTTTGGTTAACCATGCAATGGATCTATTATTTGAGAGaattaacagatatttttttagatttcttaatttctttcatttaatttctcatattcagttaaaaacaaagataaatattagCCACATAGACAGAAGCTCTCTGGTGTTCTCAAtagtttttaagaatataaaggatcctgagaccaaaaaatttgaaaactgctACTTCATAAcaaatgacattttggaaaataggGGTGCCTCCAGAAGTTAAATTGGGACTGTGATTTGAATGTGTTGTCTCTACccttctcaaaatgtggtctgaGAAGAGATAtatcagtatcacctgggaacttgttaaaaatgcagaatcttgggcTTTGTCCCAAACttaatgaatcagaatctgttTTAACAAAGTAAACAAATTATTTCCCCCCATTTACAAATGGAGCAATTGGGGTGAATTTTATGACCCAAATCTAAGGATTTCAGTTCCTAGCCTGCAATTTTTCCCTCAATGATGTCTTATGACAACTCTAAGAACTAAAAGGCTAATTATAAACTATCTTGCAAATAGAGAGTACCTATGATAGTCTAATAAAAACTAGGTTTATTAGTATTAATGTATATAcacactatattttatattctttaaaatatttgtattatctttacaatatttaatatgaatatgtataatctaagaacaaagctggattaaaataaataaatgttagtatGGAGTAATAGACTagatctttttaaactttaatatggATACAAATCACCTGGGTTGCTTGAAAACATTTGTAAGCTACAAAATCctgatacatatttttctaagatttgctAGGAATTTTTCATTAGACCTGAATGTATTATGAATACATAAAGATAAGATTAGATGAATGGATTGGCACAGAGCCATTTtcaatgtggggaaaaaaaataataaattaacacAGCTGTAGTGATGGTGAGTGAACCAGTAACTTAGACAAAGGATTAACCTTTGTTCAAAATAGTCACCTTGTGAGCTATGGATTTTAGGCTCCCCCTAGTGGCTTTCTGGCAATAATCAAAATTATATGACTGACTATTTCTAACATTATTTTCTGTTCGCATTTTGCGGCTCATTTTTAACCCCAGTTATTAGGACATGAAGGAAGAATAAAGTCCTGGATTAACCATTACCATAAGATGTATTAAGGTCAGTTTGCTAAATTAAAAACCTGGAAGATGGCTATCAGTTATAAGACATTGCAAACAACTAGAAAAGAGGGGAACACTAAGTAGAAATGACAGTAATCATCAcagtatttaatattaattatgaaGAGGAAGCCGACTGACATTTATTAATTTGGCAAGACCTGTACTAgatcctttgtttcctttttttttttctttttctttttaagaatttattgagagacagagcTCACACttgcacaagttgggggaggaacaaagggagaaggCCAACTCAGGGCTTCATCTCGCCacccagagatcataacctgagctgaaatcgagtcccGTGCTCAGTTGACTGTGCCACCCCACACGcccctctttattttcttttttatgctttgtCACATTTTATTCCTCAACCCCGttttttacagattaaaaaaataaggtttaagTGCTTTAGTAACTCAAGACCAGACGACTAGTACATAATAGAGTTAGAGTGGACCACAGTAGTTTTTGACAAGAAATTCTCCcttaaaaacaagttaaaaaagatatttcacaCCTAATATTGGTAACCTAATAAATTCTCAGCATATTCCAAAGAAGTAAGTGTTCTTCTTTGATTCTTATATTGTTAGCTTATTCTTATAttggtgagaaaaataaaactagatatttatcaatatttattaaatgtttcaaGATAATTCATTATTCTCTTATCAAATActattttttgggtttttgggggtattttttgtttttttgtttttttttttaatagatactgTTCTCTTAACAAAAGATAAACAGTAAACATCAGGTCTTCTGTTGGTGTGGTGCtcacttcattgttttctttgcCCCCCAACTCCAGAGTATAATATACCTCGATTTGTTAAGGGTAATTTAGCTACCTAATAAGAacatctcctttccctttctgtctctctcttatcttccttcttccctctctcctgcacacaatttttcttcattatttctcttcttttttaaagtagctccatgcccactgtggggctcaaactcactaccctgagatctggagttgcatgctttaccaactgagccagccaggcaccccttctgttttctatttgGTGCTAAACTTAAGTGAGTAAAAGTAGTTGTTATAAATAGAGAAATTCAAAAGATGTTGACCTGAAGTCATTTAAGAATATGTTATATACGTACTTTtgtatacaaaatattatttttaatgtttacttttccaaatttgttttctattgtataaaaaaaaattagtgaacatctctatactttttttctctccactctTCTAGGTCTCGTTGTCCAAAATGTGGCTCTACTGGTAAAGCTGAAAATGTCAGTTACAGATACAAACTTTCCTTAAAAATTGCAGACTCAAACAACTTGTTTGTCATTACTGTATTTGGAAGCTGCTTAGATGCATTTTTTGGTCTTACAGCCAATGGTTTGCACAGGTAAGAATATTCAAAGCATTTCCCCCACCCAGCTTCTTTAGCTTATCAGTAGAATATGAAGATACATGTTTTTAAGGTAATATGCATTTAGTTAAAAGATGATCACTTGACCTCAGATTATCAAttccttttaaaagataattaaatagaAAGGTGTTCATTTCCTGATTACATACTGTGATGATGTTTAACTAAGCTCCTTTTATTCAAGGCATATTaagatgtaataaaaatattagtttacAATACTCTAATCTAGATTAGAGAAATAAAGGATAAGAAAGTAAaattgtgggcagccccagtggcgcagtggtttagcgccgcctgcagcccatggcgtgatcctggagacccgggatcgagtcccacatcaggctctctgtgtggtgcctgcttctccctctgcctgtgtctctgcctctctctctctctctgtctctatgaataaataaaataaaaatcttaaaaaaagaaagtaaaattgtttCAAATTAAAGGAATATCTAAATTGAGGTTAACATCCAGTAGCTAAAGTCCTTGAGATAGAAGAAGCTATTGAGGGAATAATTTGTGTATCAGgaggtccctggctggctcagtggtttggctcctgccttcggcccagggcgtgatcctggattcccaggatcgagtcccacatcaggctccatgcctgcttcttcagctctgcctgtgtctctgcctctctctctctctctgtgtgtctctcatgaataaatgaataaaatctttttaaaaataataatagtttgcATATCAGgttgaaattttgtcatttcactTGTATCACAACTTCATCTGCATAGTTTCACCTATTAAGGTATCCTGAGATATAAGAATGACATAAGCAAttaaagctttttctttccttaagtcTTCTGCCCTCTTCCCCTAATTACTTGACAGAGGAAATCTCTGTCCATTTCCTTGTAGTTGAGAGCAAACTGATTACCAAGGGAGGAAAGACTTCCTTCTGCTTTGAGGGCTAGAGATCCCACCACTACTTCTTTGCCACTATTGGAATAAATGTTGAGCCTGATTACTCGGAAGGCATCTGCTTTGagccttttttttctatatgtaacTCAAAAGGTTTATGCTGCATTATCAGACTAATTGTATGGCAAGTTAAAATTTCAAAGCTTTtgtcttcacatttttaattttctctccaaGGTACATTCAAGATCCTGATGAGATTTCAGAAACACTGGACCGTGATGCAATTCATAATCTGTTAACTAAAGCAGTTGAAATTTGCTTTGTTggacaaagttttatttttggagtAACGGTAATTGAGActacctttctttttaatattctgttagCATTTCCATTGTAATAAAATGATTTGAATTTTCAGAATAGTCTTTAGGAGTCATAAATGTGAGGGTCTGTAGAAGCACTTTAAACTGTATAAAAATAGGCTAAACATGATCTGTTAAAATACCATGTGTGAGAGCTTCCTCTTTCAAGTCAGAAGAGCCCAGTTCAAAtgttttcagagttttaaaaatctaaatttatttgtttaaataagtttatttaaatttattttaaagtcagaatattagatattttgttttgatatttgttttgttttgttttgtttttaattttcatttatttatgatagtcacagagagagagagagagagagagaggcagagacacaggcagagggagaagcaggctccatgcaccgggagcctgacgtgggattcgatcccgggtctccaggatcgcgccctgggccaaaggcaggcgctaaaccgctgcgccacccagggatcccttgttttgatatttggtatttatttcactctccaaattttgtttaaatgcagTAATAAAACTTAACAACTCTTTAATGGTAtgattttgtcatctgtaaaaggaagagAGCACTAACATGGAAAGCAAAGTATCTGAGTATTGGTTACTCTAAGAATAGTAGGAAGAATGGCcttaaataattacaaaagtGATTGTAGAAGTTCTAAGAATATACTGACCCTGAAGGAATAATCGTTTTCTGTCTCATGTATGCTAGAGGgaacaaatagaaattttgcCCACACTTGAATCAAGGTTTTAAAAGGGGGAATAGCATTCCACACCTGAAcagagaaaaactcaaaataacaGTGAAATCAGGAGCTATAGAGTTTGTTGTTAAAatcttaggtgttttttttttcctttttttgtttggttttggtttttggtttttgttgtctttttttttttaatgagtgagaACTTTTCCTTAAATATTCAAAGTTTCTGGAAGCTAATGAGAAATACAATAGTAGGTGGTATTGAGCAACTACTATTTGCTTAGCACTGCAGTTTTCCATGTTACTGATAATACAATAGTCCTGCatatttatccttattttatacataaatgaactaagattcagagaagttaaataatttgacCAAAGTCCCCAACACTAGAAATGTTTACTCTGAGCTTTACTTCTATTCCTTATGCTACTTTGTCTATAACACTACAGGTATTGAAATTATGAGGATAGGAGTTATAATTGTGTCCATTTTAATCTGTTAAGTCCCTGTTTCACCtttgagacaaaggaaaaaaatttttattgtcatttaaattcatttactttCACAGAATTTTGGAAACCAACACGGACAAGGTTCAGATTCCAATAACTTCTTAAAGCAATGCTCTGACCACAAGAGAGAAGTTAAAGCATTAGTAGCTTGCCAGATTGTTCTACCAGACCCGGGTGTTGCAGGCTTGACTGTCATTGACTACTTCCATCAGCTTTTGCAACTCTCAGATTCCAGTAAACTTGATGGCAGCTCCCAGGCATCAAATAGCCACTTACTTGCTTTAGAACAGACAAATAGTGATCTCAGCAGCATATGTGGCCCTGAAAGCAGTTCTTGTTTTTTCAAGTCCCATGGAAGAGATAATTTTTCAAGATTCTGGCAGGCATCACTTGAACTCACTTCCACTCTTTCACACCTAACAAATGATTTTTCAGCTTTAGAACAAAGCAAGGCCATTGATACTCTTCACCAGAACAGAAAGCACATCTCTTTTGCAGAGGCCACTGGTTCTAATAGGTGTCATGATGCCTTTCAGGGTTCTTGGAGCCTTATTTCATACATGGATAAAAAGAGCACAGCACAGAAGTTGAGTGAAGAAGTTGGCTTACAAACTTATCAGCCCAGTGCAGTCACTAGCAGTCATGAAATCAGAGCTACTGACTCtgatttttcccctttgaaaatGCAAGAGCCCCTGGAGTCAAGTAATAAAAAATCCTTCCATAGTGCTGTGGAAATTAATAAGTATTCCCCACATGAGCTAACATGTCACCAGTATCATGATTTAGATAACCCTTTTAGCCTTCAGAAGAGATCTACATGTTGTCCACCTTCATCACTCAGACTTGAAGAGATAGTTAGTGGTTCCCAGGACTGTGACCCTGAGATTTGGGATGATCTGCCATTCTCTGAAAGCCTGAATGAGTTTCTGGCATTTGTTGAAAGTGAAATTGCTATAACCCAGAGAGATGCCAGTAGTAGAAAATGTCATCTAGATAATGACATCGATAGATTACATGCAGACCACAGCAAGTTATCTGTGACTTCCCAGAGAACTACTGGAGACTTACATACACCACCTATAGCTTTAAGATTATCTCAAGCAACGGTCAAAGTAAGCTATAGCAAAGTCCTTTCCAACTGTGAAGAAAATCCAAGTCCTACTGTTCAGAAGGAGTCACAGTCAAATGACACAGCGGAGGCTGTTTCTATAAGTAGTAATGGAAgttatatttctgaatatttgcCACCAAATGCTTATCTGTCAGCTCTGTTTCCATCTTCAAAAGGTTCAGGAACAATAGGTACTCTTAAATCTACCAGAATTCCATCACATAAAGCTGAAACTATACTTAGGCACACTACCTCAGAGAGTGACCATTCTTGTCTCAATagcaaatatttcaaaagatgcagagtAAAATCACTTTCAGAAATGAGTGAAAAGTTGGTAACTTTGTGTTCAAGGAGATATAATAATGTTTCTGACCTTtgcaatttagaaaataaacaacatTGTAGGTGGCCAAAGAACCAAAGTGACAGTTTTACAATCTGCAGAAAACTTACATATCCTTTAGAAACTCTTTGCAGTAGTCCAAATAGAAGTACAAATACACTGAAAGAAATGCCTTGTGGAGGTATCAATAACTCAACACAGAACTATTCTACTGGTCATGAAGGTAGCTATAATGCTTCTGCCGATCTCTTTGATGATAGTGCTAAAGAAATGGACATTACAACAGAAATTGCCAAAAAGTCACAGAACATTTTGCTACAGTGGGGAAAATCTTTGGCAGAAAGTCATCATACAGAATCAAATTTCTCACTGAGATCACTTCCTAAGAATTCCAACCAGTCTTCACAGAAGTTGTCTTCACAAAGCATATCTGCCTCTGTGTGCACAAGAATCTGCTCTTCTCCACCTCGTTTTCAGTCAGATTCAGAATATGATTTTGGAGATAGCCAAGACTTTGTTCCATGTTCACAGTCAACTCCAGTTGCAGGATTCCACCAAACAAGAATTCATGAGATGAAAGGAACTTTGAAAAACTTACTTGCCTTTTATACGGATCTTGATGCTAGCtataaaaaaagacagatttcCTCTGAAAATGATGCTCAGCAAGCCACCCCTAGCTGTCCAAACAATGTAAAGACACCCAGCCAGAAATTCAGAAGCCCTGTTAAATCTGGTATTATACAACCAGAGGTTTTCAACAATAGTCTTATTGCTGAGTGTTCTGAAAGTGATAATGAATGGATCCCTCCTACcacaaaaaaagtatttccttCAGAAATTCTTGGATTCCAAGCGATGGGTCTAAGGAAATGCTCTGCTGCCTGTGATTCTCCTGATGAAAAAGAGTTaccaagaaagaaactgaaatgtgTCAAACGAATAATGAATTCAGGCTGGCTTTCCAAAGACTCGGGTTTGGGAGTTGGATCTTGTTCAGAAGTCCAGTGTTGCTTTCCATTTTCAGAAAATTGGCCACCTTCC encodes:
- the DDIAS gene encoding DNA damage-induced apoptosis suppressor protein, producing MNRGRKFLLASVLALQNSNFVYPSCQKCFSRIILVSKRSRCPKCGSTGKAENVSYRYKLSLKIADSNNLFVITVFGSCLDAFFGLTANGLHRYIQDPDEISETLDRDAIHNLLTKAVEICFVGQSFIFGVTNFGNQHGQGSDSNNFLKQCSDHKREVKALVACQIVLPDPGVAGLTVIDYFHQLLQLSDSSKLDGSSQASNSHLLALEQTNSDLSSICGPESSSCFFKSHGRDNFSRFWQASLELTSTLSHLTNDFSALEQSKAIDTLHQNRKHISFAEATGSNRCHDAFQGSWSLISYMDKKSTAQKLSEEVGLQTYQPSAVTSSHEIRATDSDFSPLKMQEPLESSNKKSFHSAVEINKYSPHELTCHQYHDLDNPFSLQKRSTCCPPSSLRLEEIVSGSQDCDPEIWDDLPFSESLNEFLAFVESEIAITQRDASSRKCHLDNDIDRLHADHSKLSVTSQRTTGDLHTPPIALRLSQATVKVSYSKVLSNCEENPSPTVQKESQSNDTAEAVSISSNGSYISEYLPPNAYLSALFPSSKGSGTIGTLKSTRIPSHKAETILRHTTSESDHSCLNSKYFKRCRVKSLSEMSEKLVTLCSRRYNNVSDLCNLENKQHCRWPKNQSDSFTICRKLTYPLETLCSSPNRSTNTLKEMPCGGINNSTQNYSTGHEGSYNASADLFDDSAKEMDITTEIAKKSQNILLQWGKSLAESHHTESNFSLRSLPKNSNQSSQKLSSQSISASVCTRICSSPPRFQSDSEYDFGDSQDFVPCSQSTPVAGFHQTRIHEMKGTLKNLLAFYTDLDASYKKRQISSENDAQQATPSCPNNVKTPSQKFRSPVKSGIIQPEVFNNSLIAECSESDNEWIPPTTKKVFPSEILGFQAMGLRKCSAACDSPDEKELPRKKLKCVKRIMNSGWLSKDSGLGVGSCSEVQCCFPFSENWPPSMPETKCSWSPELFS